The proteins below come from a single Mucilaginibacter mali genomic window:
- a CDS encoding type IX secretion system plug protein produces the protein MKLYRYILFLLFITLKATAQQTIVYNDMVYRPEIKSVQLSILGKDGSFPVINLRSNDQLLLSFDDLTNRSRYYNYTLEHCDAEWHSSNLSPTEYLQSFTEDRLMDYRYSVATRQKYVHYELQLPNQNIIPKIAGNYLLKVYEDGDQNKIVLTRRLYVLGSKVGLFADITPSQNTALRQTNQKVNFQVEYGGLNVQNPYNDIRTFIMQNARTQTGIMNSRPSFIRGTQLIYNDVATNDFPGGNEFRHFDIRTLQVNSERVNRIYRDSINTVILLPDHPRDRPDYTFEYDNDGKYFVNSTDGRDARTDADYAHVYFSFASTKTGREGDIYIVGQFNNWRMDASSKLEYDNGTARFYINLLLKQGVYDYAYVWVDATTHKPDYTLLEGSHFETENDYQLLVYYRPVSARWDELVGYRLLNNSTKR, from the coding sequence ATGAAGTTATACCGCTATATTTTATTTCTGTTATTCATTACTTTAAAAGCCACGGCCCAGCAAACTATAGTTTATAACGATATGGTTTACCGCCCGGAAATTAAAAGTGTGCAGCTAAGTATTTTGGGCAAGGATGGTTCGTTCCCGGTAATTAATTTACGCAGCAATGATCAGCTGTTACTGTCGTTTGATGATCTGACCAACCGCAGCCGCTATTATAATTACACCCTGGAGCATTGCGATGCCGAGTGGCATTCATCAAACCTGTCGCCTACCGAATACCTGCAAAGCTTTACCGAAGACCGCCTGATGGATTACCGCTATTCGGTAGCTACGCGGCAAAAATATGTGCATTACGAGTTGCAACTGCCCAATCAAAACATCATCCCCAAAATTGCAGGCAATTACCTGTTAAAGGTTTACGAGGACGGGGATCAGAACAAGATCGTTCTTACCCGCCGCCTGTATGTGCTGGGCAGTAAGGTGGGTTTGTTTGCCGATATCACCCCATCGCAAAATACGGCGCTGCGCCAAACCAACCAAAAGGTCAATTTCCAGGTGGAATATGGCGGCCTGAATGTGCAGAACCCTTACAACGATATCCGTACCTTTATTATGCAAAATGCCCGTACGCAAACGGGAATCATGAATAGCCGTCCGTCCTTTATCCGCGGCACACAGCTGATCTATAATGATGTAGCCACCAACGATTTTCCCGGCGGTAACGAGTTCCGGCATTTTGATATCCGGACGCTGCAGGTAAATTCCGAACGGGTAAACCGCATTTATCGCGACAGCATCAACACCGTTATCCTGCTTCCCGATCACCCGCGCGACCGGCCCGATTATACTTTTGAGTACGACAATGATGGTAAATACTTCGTCAACAGCACAGATGGCCGTGATGCCCGCACCGATGCCGATTACGCGCATGTTTACTTTAGCTTCGCAAGCACCAAAACCGGCCGCGAGGGCGATATCTACATCGTTGGCCAATTTAACAACTGGCGTATGGATGCCAGCAGCAAACTGGAATACGATAACGGCACCGCCCGCTTTTACATTAACCTGCTTTTAAAACAAGGCGTGTACGACTATGCCTACGTTTGGGTTGATGCCACCACGCACAAACCCGATTATACCCTGCTGGAAGGCAGCCATTTTGAAACCGAGAACGATTACCAGTTACTGGTATATTATCGCCCGGTAAGCGCGCGATGGGATGAGTTGGTGGGGTATCGGTTACTGAATAATTCGACGAAGCGGTAA
- a CDS encoding glycoside hydrolase family 31 protein, with translation MHTELTGNIQHISNKDNCTLIKTANAEARVWVYSPTIIRVNISRGFNANDHSFAVVQQPDKNVSYDESPDEVCIHTGQLELRITKSPLRFNFYTPDGILLNGDDERFGTLWQGDNVTSYRKLFKDERFIGLGEKTGDLDRRGSNYVNWNTDAVDYGPKTDPLYKTFPFFIGLHSNLTYGFFLDNTHRSFFDFGASTDHIMYWLGAAGGDMNYYFFGAQGVANIIQDYTWLTGCMEMPPLWSLGYQQCRWSYMSAAEVLDIAKTFRKHKIPADVMYCDIDYMDGFKIFTWDKKTFADPKALLDELKSMGFRLVTIVDPGIKIEEGYQQYDEGISNNYFATYPDGENYIGEVWPGRCHFPDFFDKEVREWWGRSFSALTQPGVEGFWNDMNEPAAWGQNVPNIVKFGEHYMPEVRNAYGMQMSRATYNGTKHLLNGKRPFVLTRAAYSGIQRYSAVWTGDNTANDAHMLLGCRLVNSLGISGVSFTGVDIGGFSGNPTPELMVRWNSIGVYMPMFRNHAMMGTIMREPWRWGKQNQRIIKKDIELRYQLLPYIYSSFYQSHQTGLPISRTLAIEHPFDLHVYDADHQNQFMFGDNMLVAPAESLQRTIKVYLPPGEWYRLGTDKKLNGGKIIKADAPLTDLPVFIKAGAIIPLQSVVQSTNEPGDGILQLHIWNGRQATEFVYYEDDGLTYSYEQGAYYKRTICFDPKKRQVSLSAVEGNFTSRFNQAKVVWHGFGDAKGKAIALADGEVVVSY, from the coding sequence ATGCACACCGAATTAACAGGAAACATTCAACACATCAGTAATAAGGATAATTGTACCCTCATAAAAACAGCAAATGCAGAAGCAAGGGTTTGGGTTTACTCACCAACTATTATCCGGGTAAATATCAGTCGCGGGTTTAACGCTAATGATCATTCGTTCGCCGTCGTTCAACAGCCGGATAAGAATGTCAGTTACGATGAATCGCCTGATGAAGTGTGTATCCACACCGGTCAGTTGGAACTGCGGATAACCAAATCGCCCCTGCGGTTTAACTTTTACACACCCGATGGCATTTTACTAAACGGTGACGACGAGCGCTTCGGCACCTTATGGCAGGGAGATAACGTAACCAGTTACCGCAAGCTATTTAAAGACGAACGCTTTATTGGTTTGGGTGAAAAGACCGGTGATCTTGATCGCCGCGGCAGCAATTACGTAAACTGGAATACCGACGCCGTTGATTACGGGCCCAAGACCGATCCGCTGTATAAAACCTTTCCCTTTTTTATAGGCCTGCACAGCAACCTTACCTACGGTTTCTTCCTGGATAATACGCATCGTTCGTTCTTTGACTTTGGCGCCAGTACCGACCATATCATGTACTGGCTCGGCGCCGCCGGCGGCGATATGAACTACTACTTCTTCGGCGCGCAGGGCGTGGCCAATATTATACAGGATTATACCTGGTTAACCGGTTGTATGGAGATGCCGCCGCTGTGGAGCCTCGGCTACCAGCAATGCCGCTGGAGTTATATGAGCGCCGCCGAAGTACTGGACATAGCCAAAACCTTCCGCAAGCATAAAATACCGGCCGATGTGATGTATTGCGATATCGACTATATGGATGGCTTCAAGATCTTCACCTGGGATAAAAAGACCTTTGCCGATCCTAAAGCCCTGCTGGATGAACTGAAAAGTATGGGTTTTAGACTGGTGACCATTGTTGATCCCGGCATTAAGATAGAAGAGGGTTATCAGCAATACGATGAGGGCATCTCCAATAACTACTTTGCCACCTATCCCGATGGCGAGAATTACATCGGCGAGGTGTGGCCGGGCCGCTGCCACTTCCCCGATTTTTTTGATAAGGAAGTACGTGAATGGTGGGGCCGATCATTTAGCGCGCTGACCCAACCCGGTGTGGAAGGCTTTTGGAACGATATGAACGAACCTGCCGCCTGGGGCCAAAACGTACCCAACATTGTGAAATTTGGCGAACATTATATGCCCGAGGTTCGGAATGCCTATGGCATGCAAATGTCGCGCGCTACCTATAATGGCACCAAACATTTACTAAACGGAAAGCGCCCGTTTGTGCTTACCCGCGCGGCATATTCCGGCATACAACGCTACTCGGCCGTGTGGACGGGTGATAATACCGCTAACGACGCCCATATGCTATTGGGCTGCCGGTTGGTAAACAGCCTGGGTATAAGCGGTGTATCCTTTACTGGGGTGGATATCGGCGGCTTTAGCGGCAACCCTACGCCCGAACTGATGGTGCGTTGGAACTCCATTGGGGTGTATATGCCCATGTTCCGTAACCATGCGATGATGGGTACCATTATGCGCGAACCCTGGCGCTGGGGCAAGCAGAACCAGCGCATCATTAAAAAAGATATCGAATTGCGATACCAATTGCTGCCTTACATCTATTCCTCATTTTACCAATCGCACCAAACCGGGTTGCCAATTAGCCGTACGCTGGCTATCGAACACCCGTTTGATCTGCATGTATACGATGCCGATCACCAAAACCAGTTTATGTTTGGCGATAATATGCTTGTTGCCCCTGCCGAAAGTTTGCAGCGTACCATAAAAGTTTACCTGCCACCCGGCGAGTGGTACCGATTAGGCACCGATAAAAAACTGAACGGCGGAAAGATCATAAAAGCGGATGCGCCACTAACTGATCTTCCGGTATTCATCAAGGCGGGCGCGATCATCCCCTTGCAAAGCGTAGTGCAAAGCACCAACGAACCAGGGGACGGCATCCTGCAACTGCACATCTGGAATGGCAGGCAGGCTACGGAATTTGTTTACTACGAAGATGACGGCTTGACTTACAGCTATGAGCAGGGGGCTTATTATAAACGTACTATATGCTTCGATCCGAAGAAAAGGCAGGTGTCGTTATCGGCAGTTGAGGGGAATTTTACCTCGAGGTTTAACCAGGCTAAAGTGGTATGGCATGGGTTTGGAGATGCGAAGGGTAAAGCGATAGCTTTAGCGGATGGTGAAGTGGTGGTGAGTTATTAA
- a CDS encoding T9SS type A sorting domain-containing protein, which translates to MKTLIKSSALIAVLALVSTGVFATENPGKKAAPVAAKKDVVVFTALAQDKGVGVIIHKADVSKTSVAIYDADGNVVMKDIQAKNSNDVLKGYVLSALETGKYTIKVTSNKEVTKRVVNIYTDENNQKAFLFEL; encoded by the coding sequence ATGAAAACTTTAATCAAATCTTCAGCCCTTATAGCAGTATTAGCCTTAGTTAGCACCGGCGTATTCGCAACCGAAAACCCAGGCAAAAAAGCCGCACCTGTTGCCGCTAAAAAAGATGTAGTGGTGTTCACCGCTCTTGCACAGGACAAAGGCGTTGGCGTGATCATTCACAAAGCCGATGTAAGCAAAACATCAGTAGCTATTTACGATGCCGATGGCAATGTAGTGATGAAAGATATCCAGGCTAAAAACAGCAACGACGTGTTGAAAGGCTATGTATTAAGCGCTTTGGAAACCGGCAAATACACCATCAAAGTAACATCAAATAAGGAGGTTACCAAACGCGTGGTAAATATTTATACCGACGAGAATAATCAAAAAGCGTTCTTGTTCGAATTATAA
- a CDS encoding nucleotidyltransferase family protein: MKPTLLILAAGMASRYGSMKQVDGFGPNGETIIDYSIYDAIKAGFGKVSFIIREEFLDNFKAIFEPKLAGKVETDYVFQSYDLTQFGIDKTIERAKPWGTAHAVLAARNQVHEPFCVINADDYYGYDAFEKMAKFLTEEVRDDHYSLVGYQIGNTLSDYGSVSRGVCDMDDKGNMIGVTERTEVYWKDGDIYYKDANGETELSADSRVSMNFWGFTPAVFKQSEEMFKRFVDANESNPKAEFFIPLVADELIKTGTADFKVIPTSSKWFGVTYKEDKPIVQKNISDLVANGTYPANLWA, from the coding sequence ATGAAACCAACACTTTTGATCCTGGCCGCAGGTATGGCCAGCCGCTATGGCAGCATGAAACAGGTAGATGGCTTTGGCCCTAACGGCGAAACCATTATTGATTATTCTATTTATGATGCTATTAAAGCAGGCTTCGGTAAGGTGAGCTTTATCATCCGCGAGGAATTTCTGGATAACTTTAAAGCTATATTCGAGCCTAAACTGGCTGGCAAGGTAGAGACCGATTACGTTTTCCAAAGCTACGATCTTACGCAGTTCGGTATCGATAAAACCATCGAACGCGCTAAGCCATGGGGTACTGCCCACGCGGTTTTAGCTGCCCGCAACCAGGTGCACGAACCTTTTTGCGTGATTAATGCCGATGACTATTACGGTTACGACGCGTTTGAAAAAATGGCCAAATTCCTGACCGAAGAAGTGCGCGACGACCATTACTCGCTGGTAGGTTACCAGATCGGTAATACCCTGTCTGATTACGGATCGGTATCGCGCGGTGTTTGCGATATGGATGATAAAGGCAATATGATTGGTGTTACCGAACGTACCGAAGTTTACTGGAAAGACGGCGATATTTATTACAAAGATGCCAACGGCGAAACTGAACTATCGGCCGATAGCCGCGTATCGATGAATTTCTGGGGCTTCACCCCGGCCGTTTTCAAGCAAAGCGAAGAAATGTTTAAACGCTTTGTTGACGCTAACGAAAGCAACCCTAAAGCCGAGTTCTTTATCCCACTGGTTGCCGACGAACTGATCAAAACCGGCACCGCCGATTTTAAAGTGATCCCAACCTCATCAAAATGGTTTGGTGTTACTTATAAAGAGGATAAACCTATCGTACAGAAAAATATCTCGGATTTGGTAGCTAACGGTACCTATCCGGCTAATTTGTGGGCGTAA
- a CDS encoding M42 family metallopeptidase — MSKKKTEDKQDEKKHKAVVNKKSLAFFEQYINNPSPTGFEYMGQQMWLDYIKPYIDEYYTDNYGTAVGVINPKAEYKVVIEAHADEISWFVNYITSDGLIYVIRNGGSDHQIAPSKRVNIHTDNGIVKAVFGWPAIHTRLGGEKEEAPTLKNIFLDCGCTSKEEVEKLGIHVGCVITYEDEFMVLNDRYYVGRALDNRAGGFMIAEVARLLKENKKKLPFGLYIVNAVQEEIGLRGAEMIAHRIKPNVAIVTDVTHDTSTPMINKITQGDLACGRGPVVSYAPAVQNNLNKLLIETAKKADIPFQRQASSRSTGTDTDAFAYSNDGVPSALISLPLRYMHTTVEMIHKEDVDNVISLIYEVLLNIKDGQDFRYIK; from the coding sequence ATGTCTAAAAAGAAAACAGAGGATAAACAGGACGAAAAAAAGCACAAAGCGGTAGTTAATAAAAAATCGCTGGCATTTTTCGAGCAATATATCAATAACCCATCGCCAACAGGGTTTGAATATATGGGCCAGCAAATGTGGCTTGATTATATCAAACCCTACATCGACGAATATTATACCGATAACTATGGCACTGCCGTTGGCGTAATTAATCCTAAGGCCGAGTATAAAGTAGTTATTGAAGCCCATGCCGATGAGATCTCGTGGTTTGTAAACTATATCACCAGCGATGGTTTGATCTATGTGATCCGTAACGGCGGTTCCGATCACCAGATCGCTCCGTCAAAACGTGTGAATATCCATACTGATAACGGTATTGTGAAAGCCGTGTTCGGCTGGCCGGCCATCCATACCCGCTTAGGCGGCGAAAAAGAAGAAGCGCCAACGCTGAAAAACATCTTCCTTGATTGCGGTTGCACCAGTAAGGAAGAGGTAGAGAAATTAGGTATCCACGTAGGCTGCGTAATTACTTACGAAGACGAGTTTATGGTGCTTAACGACCGCTACTACGTTGGCCGTGCGCTGGATAACCGTGCCGGCGGCTTCATGATAGCCGAGGTTGCCCGTTTACTGAAAGAGAACAAAAAGAAGCTGCCTTTCGGCCTGTACATCGTAAACGCGGTTCAGGAAGAGATTGGTTTGCGTGGTGCCGAGATGATCGCCCATCGCATTAAACCGAATGTGGCTATTGTTACTGATGTTACCCACGATACTTCTACCCCGATGATCAACAAGATCACCCAGGGCGATCTGGCCTGTGGCCGTGGCCCGGTAGTATCATACGCGCCGGCTGTACAAAATAACCTGAATAAGTTGCTGATAGAAACGGCTAAAAAAGCCGATATTCCTTTCCAGCGCCAGGCTTCATCTCGTTCTACAGGTACCGATACCGATGCCTTTGCTTATTCTAACGATGGCGTGCCATCGGCCCTGATCTCGTTACCGTTGCGTTACATGCATACCACGGTTGAAATGATCCATAAGGAAGATGTAGACAACGTGATCAGCCTGATATACGAAGTGCTGCTGAATATTAAAGACGGACAGGATTTCAGGTATATCAAATAG
- a CDS encoding maleylpyruvate isomerase N-terminal domain-containing protein: protein MDAVKPIDTLAFFPVVQSHLVELLRGLSADDWQRPTICKGWSVKDIAAHLLDVDLRLISLYRDHYSHHDGTVINSYQSLVGYLNQLNHSWVVAARRLSPAVITDQLAQSGPQIYALLKELPPFENAVFSVAWAGEDVSPNWFHVARQYTEIWHHQQQIRLAVGQTAPLMTAELYYPLLDTFARALPHTYREVDAKEGTVVKMSITGNGGDTWYLCKQPGAWQLFTSDTDTAANATIIIDGEIAWRLFTKGITRDEALNYISISGDERLALPVLGMLSVMA from the coding sequence ATGGATGCTGTTAAACCAATTGATACCCTGGCATTTTTCCCCGTAGTACAAAGCCACCTGGTTGAGCTATTACGTGGACTTAGCGCGGATGATTGGCAGCGCCCAACGATATGCAAAGGTTGGAGTGTAAAAGATATTGCCGCCCATTTATTGGATGTCGACCTGCGGCTGATCTCGTTATATCGTGATCATTATTCGCACCACGATGGTACGGTTATTAATTCCTATCAAAGCCTTGTGGGTTATTTAAATCAGCTTAATCATAGCTGGGTTGTTGCGGCGCGGCGGTTAAGCCCGGCTGTAATTACCGATCAGCTGGCGCAAAGCGGGCCGCAGATTTATGCGCTGTTAAAAGAGTTGCCACCGTTTGAGAATGCTGTGTTTTCTGTAGCCTGGGCTGGCGAAGACGTATCGCCAAACTGGTTTCATGTTGCACGGCAGTATACCGAAATTTGGCATCATCAACAGCAAATAAGGCTGGCGGTTGGCCAAACAGCGCCATTAATGACGGCTGAGTTATACTACCCTTTACTGGATACCTTTGCCCGGGCCTTGCCGCATACCTATCGCGAAGTTGACGCTAAAGAAGGGACTGTGGTGAAGATGAGCATTACAGGGAATGGAGGCGACACATGGTATTTGTGTAAACAACCGGGAGCATGGCAGCTTTTTACAAGCGATACAGATACCGCTGCTAATGCAACCATTATTATTGACGGGGAGATCGCGTGGCGTTTGTTTACAAAAGGAATTACCCGTGATGAAGCTTTAAATTATATTTCAATCAGCGGTGATGAACGGTTGGCCCTGCCTGTACTTGGCATGCTATCGGTGATGGCCTGA
- a CDS encoding DNA gyrase/topoisomerase IV subunit A, giving the protein MSEDLGNHDEPLDNEVNKLHNVTSLDGLYENWFLDYASYVILDRAVPHINDGLKPVQRRILHSLKEMDDGRYNKAANVIGNTMKYHPHGDASIGDAMVQIGQKNLLIDCQGNWGDPITGDSAAAPRYIEARLSKFALEVVFNPDTTVWQASYDGRNKEPITLPVKFPLLLAQGAEGIAVGLATKILPHNFVELIDASIGILRGVRADLVPDFPTGGMADCSNYNEGQRGGKVRVRAKIVERDKKTLAITEIPFSTTTGGLIDSVIAANDKGKIKIKKIEDNTAKDVEIVIHLAPGISPDVTIDALYAFTDCEVSISPNTCVIRDDKPHFMSVNDILEESTLFTKALLKQELEIRLAELMEKIFFSSLLKIFIQEGMYKHPDYESSSTFELVVETLTRLFTPFFPQFYREILPEDYKKLIDKPMSSITRFDFKKTDEQIKNLNDEIKQVKHHLKHLTDYTIDWFEKLKEKFGKDRGRKTELRAFDKVEAAQVALANIKLYVNRTDGFIGSGLKRDESVAFVCDCSDIDEIIVFREDGKAIITKVQEKVFVGKDILHVAVFKKNDERTVYNMIYKDGASGVSYIKRFSVVGVTRDKEYDLTKGSKGSKVLYFSANPNGEAEVVNIQLKPHSKLKKLQFDEDFAELAIKGRGSMGNIITKYPVKKIVLKSKGVSTLAGRKIWYDDILKRLNADSRGKYLGEFDGEDKILTMFGNGVYELTSFDLNNHFDDKMILIEKYNPEKVYTLVHFEGKSKNYMVKRFVFENTVIGKQTSVISDEGGSKLILISGAAQPIVSVEQLKGKTLTPETAEINLADLIDVKGMKAMGNRLSAHTVQSITLISEHDDEADVPDPEPNSVEETEIVTTPEEKEVADIPPAKDVQPVAEAAPSAPAFEPETSVKSEEKSVESIEESVQSPEEKPVDPPAKKIDFEITNPDDIEMDDKGQLGLF; this is encoded by the coding sequence ATGAGTGAAGATTTAGGCAACCACGATGAGCCTTTAGATAACGAAGTAAACAAACTGCACAACGTCACATCGCTTGATGGATTGTACGAGAATTGGTTTTTGGACTATGCATCGTACGTTATCCTCGACCGTGCCGTTCCCCATATTAACGATGGTTTAAAGCCGGTTCAGCGCCGTATCCTGCACTCGCTGAAGGAGATGGACGACGGGCGATATAACAAGGCCGCCAACGTAATTGGTAACACTATGAAGTATCACCCACATGGCGATGCTTCTATTGGCGATGCTATGGTGCAGATAGGCCAGAAAAACCTGCTGATTGATTGCCAGGGTAATTGGGGCGACCCGATAACCGGCGACTCGGCAGCTGCGCCGCGTTACATTGAAGCGCGCCTGAGCAAGTTTGCGCTGGAAGTTGTTTTTAACCCCGATACTACCGTTTGGCAGGCCAGTTATGATGGCCGTAACAAAGAGCCTATCACCCTGCCGGTGAAGTTCCCGCTGTTGCTGGCGCAAGGTGCCGAGGGTATTGCAGTAGGCTTGGCTACCAAGATCTTGCCCCACAATTTTGTAGAGTTAATTGACGCTTCGATAGGGATCCTGCGTGGTGTACGTGCCGATCTGGTGCCCGATTTCCCTACCGGTGGCATGGCCGATTGTTCTAACTATAACGAGGGACAGCGCGGCGGGAAGGTACGTGTGCGCGCCAAAATTGTAGAGCGCGATAAAAAGACGCTGGCTATTACCGAGATCCCGTTCAGCACCACTACCGGCGGGCTGATTGACAGTGTGATAGCTGCCAACGATAAGGGTAAGATCAAGATCAAAAAAATAGAGGATAATACGGCCAAGGATGTGGAGATCGTGATCCACCTGGCGCCGGGGATCTCGCCTGATGTTACTATCGACGCCCTTTATGCCTTTACCGATTGTGAGGTTTCCATATCGCCCAATACCTGTGTGATCAGGGATGATAAGCCGCACTTTATGAGTGTGAACGATATCCTTGAGGAAAGCACCCTGTTCACCAAAGCCTTGCTGAAGCAGGAACTGGAGATACGCCTGGCCGAATTGATGGAGAAGATCTTCTTCAGTTCCTTACTGAAGATATTTATACAGGAGGGGATGTACAAACACCCTGACTATGAAAGCTCATCTACCTTTGAGCTGGTGGTAGAAACATTGACAAGGTTGTTCACCCCATTCTTCCCGCAATTTTACCGCGAGATACTGCCCGAGGATTACAAAAAGCTGATCGACAAACCGATGAGCAGTATCACCCGGTTCGACTTTAAAAAGACCGACGAGCAGATCAAAAACCTGAACGACGAGATAAAACAGGTAAAGCATCACCTGAAACATCTGACCGACTATACAATTGACTGGTTTGAGAAGCTGAAGGAGAAGTTTGGTAAAGACCGCGGACGCAAAACGGAACTACGGGCCTTTGATAAGGTGGAAGCCGCCCAAGTGGCCCTGGCTAATATCAAGTTGTATGTTAACCGAACCGACGGTTTCATCGGCTCGGGCTTAAAGCGTGATGAATCGGTTGCTTTTGTATGCGATTGCTCGGATATCGATGAGATCATCGTATTCCGCGAAGATGGTAAGGCGATTATCACCAAGGTGCAGGAGAAGGTATTCGTTGGCAAGGATATCTTGCACGTGGCCGTATTCAAAAAGAACGACGAACGAACGGTTTACAATATGATCTACAAGGATGGTGCTAGCGGCGTATCATATATCAAACGCTTTAGCGTAGTTGGCGTTACCCGCGATAAGGAATACGACCTGACCAAGGGTAGTAAAGGCAGCAAGGTATTATACTTCAGCGCCAACCCTAACGGCGAGGCCGAAGTGGTGAATATCCAACTGAAACCACATTCTAAACTAAAGAAGCTACAATTTGACGAAGACTTTGCCGAACTGGCTATTAAAGGCCGCGGCAGTATGGGTAATATCATTACCAAGTACCCGGTTAAAAAAATCGTGCTGAAAAGTAAAGGGGTATCTACGCTGGCCGGCCGCAAGATCTGGTATGATGATATCCTGAAACGCCTGAATGCCGATAGCCGTGGTAAATACCTGGGCGAATTTGATGGTGAAGATAAGATCCTGACCATGTTTGGTAATGGGGTGTACGAACTGACCAGCTTCGATTTGAATAACCACTTTGATGATAAGATGATCCTGATAGAAAAGTATAACCCTGAAAAGGTTTATACCCTGGTGCATTTCGAAGGTAAATCGAAGAATTACATGGTGAAGCGCTTTGTGTTCGAAAATACGGTGATCGGCAAACAAACCAGCGTCATCAGCGATGAAGGCGGATCTAAACTCATCCTGATATCTGGCGCGGCGCAGCCTATCGTAAGTGTGGAGCAGCTAAAAGGCAAAACCCTGACACCGGAAACCGCCGAAATTAACCTGGCCGACCTGATAGATGTAAAAGGCATGAAGGCCATGGGTAACCGCCTCTCGGCACATACGGTGCAAAGCATAACACTCATTAGCGAACATGACGACGAAGCCGATGTGCCCGATCCGGAACCAAACAGTGTGGAGGAAACTGAGATTGTGACCACTCCTGAAGAAAAAGAGGTAGCCGATATCCCACCTGCGAAAGATGTACAGCCGGTAGCCGAAGCAGCGCCATCGGCACCGGCTTTTGAACCGGAAACATCGGTGAAATCGGAAGAAAAATCTGTGGAATCAATAGAAGAATCTGTGCAATCACCGGAAGAAAAACCGGTTGATCCACCTGCAAAAAAGATCGATTTCGAGATCACCAACCCCGATGATATTGAAATGGATGATAAAGGGCAGTTGGGCTTGTTTTAA
- a CDS encoding VOC family protein, translating into MITKLNHVSIFVLDQDSAYDFYVNKLGFTVHTDAAMGPGARWLTVCPPEQPDLEIALMGISEGMMFKKEAAAQMRELVAQGTFGFGVFECKDLMATYEELKAKGVEFTKEPTKEFYGYEALFKDDSGNWFSLGQKE; encoded by the coding sequence ATGATCACCAAATTAAACCACGTCAGCATCTTCGTCCTCGATCAGGACAGCGCTTATGATTTTTATGTAAACAAATTAGGTTTCACCGTACATACCGATGCGGCTATGGGCCCCGGCGCCCGCTGGCTCACCGTTTGTCCGCCCGAACAACCCGACCTGGAAATTGCCCTGATGGGCATCAGTGAGGGGATGATGTTTAAAAAAGAAGCTGCCGCCCAAATGCGCGAACTGGTTGCGCAAGGTACTTTCGGCTTCGGTGTGTTTGAATGTAAAGACCTGATGGCTACCTACGAAGAATTAAAAGCTAAAGGTGTAGAGTTTACTAAAGAACCAACAAAGGAGTTTTACGGATACGAGGCTTTGTTTAAGGATGATTCGGGTAACTGGTTCTCGCTGGGGCAGAAGGAGTAG
- a CDS encoding helix-turn-helix transcriptional regulator produces the protein MTAKPTYPQVYLYRRIVQAKLYMDSHYHQAIDLHAISDQAYFSRYHFIRLFSKIYGKTPHQYLTGVRIDKAKLLLKTDMPVQQVCFAVGFDSIGSFTSLFKRYVKVSPAQYRNAQLQRAADMSAAPLRFIPNCFAEQNGWV, from the coding sequence ATGACAGCGAAGCCAACATATCCACAAGTATACCTGTACCGTCGCATTGTGCAGGCCAAACTGTATATGGATAGCCATTACCACCAGGCTATCGATCTGCACGCTATATCAGACCAGGCTTACTTTTCGCGTTATCATTTTATCCGGTTGTTTAGTAAGATATATGGTAAAACGCCGCATCAGTATTTAACAGGTGTGCGTATCGATAAAGCCAAATTGCTATTAAAAACTGATATGCCGGTACAACAGGTTTGCTTCGCGGTGGGGTTTGACAGCATTGGTTCGTTTACCAGTTTGTTTAAGCGGTATGTTAAAGTTAGTCCGGCGCAGTATCGTAACGCCCAATTGCAACGTGCCGCCGATATGAGTGCCGCTCCGCTCAGGTTCATCCCCAATTGCTTTGCCGAGCAGAATGGTTGGGTGTAG